The following proteins are encoded in a genomic region of Musa acuminata AAA Group cultivar baxijiao chromosome BXJ2-11, Cavendish_Baxijiao_AAA, whole genome shotgun sequence:
- the LOC135626365 gene encoding transcription factor RAX2-like yields the protein MGRAPCCDKANVKKGPWSPEEDKQLKEYIEKHGTGGNWITLPRKAGLRRCGKSCRLRWLNYLRPNLKLGDFSDDEDRVICSLFAAIGSRWSIIAAQLPGRTDNDIKNYWNTKLKKKLLGLPPSHRKPHHHQQQPLFFPSTLETTASFSSSAPGLEGIPISPYLLSYSTPASAFPLPQIPAHQSGGRIMLGGPQQSCSSDDGISTQICNGGREHLVLDNSLYGGLEIEKLLLGERSPGCNSEEIKAIVCPSSVYLDGKDGARRGY from the exons ATGGGGAGGGCTCCATGTTGTGACAAGGCAAATGTCAAGAAAGGTCCTTGGTCTCCAGAGGAAGACAAGCAGCTGAAGGAGTACATAGAGAAGCATGGAACTGGTGGAAACTGGATCACTCTCCCTCGGAAAGCTG GTCTGAGAAGGTGTGGAAAGAGTTGCAGGTTGAGATGGCTCAACTATTTGAGGCCTAACTTAAAGCTTGGGGATTTCTCTGATGATGAAGATAGGGTCATCTGCAGCCTGTTTGCTGCCATTGGAAGCAG ATGGTCCATCATAGCAGCCCAGCTCCCAGGGAGGACTGACAATgacatcaagaactactggaacaccaaATTGAAGAAAAAGCTCCTGGGCTTACCACCATCACACAGAAAGCctcatcatcatcagcagcagcCATTGTTCTTTCCATCGACCTTGGAGACCACGGCTTCATTCTCATCATCAGCACCAGGCCTAGAAGGCATCCCAATCTCCCCATATCTCTTGAGTTACTCCACACCCGCATCTGCCTTCCCTCTTCCTCAAATCCCAGCGCATCAAAGTGGTGGTCGTATCATGCTTGGAGGTCCCCAGCAGAGCTGCAGTTCGGATGATGGAATCAGCACGCAGATCTGTAACGGAGGAAGAGAGCATCTAGTGCTCGACAACTCCCTCTATGGAGGCTTGGAGATTGAGAAGCTGCTACTCGGTGAACGATCACCAGGATGCAACTCTGAGGAGATCAAGGCTATTGTTTGTCCAAGTAGTGTCTATCTGGATGGCAAAGACGGTGCAAGAAGGGGCTATTGA
- the LOC135626224 gene encoding alcohol dehydrogenase 1-like, giving the protein MASTAGSIIPCKAAVAWEAGKPLVIEQVEVAPPKAMEVRVKIKYTSLCHTDVYFWEAKGQAPLFPRIFGHEASGIVESVGEGVTDLEVGDHVLPVFTGECKECAHCKSQESNMCDMLRINTDRGVMIGDGNARFSKNGNPIYHFLGTSTFSEYTVVHVGCLTKIDKSAPLDKVCVLSCGISTGLGATLNVAKPKKGSTVAIFGLGAVGLAAAEGARIAGASRIIGVDLNPSRFEVAKKFGITEFVNPKDHDRPVQEVIAEMTNGGVDRSVECTGNVKAMMSAFECVHDGWGVAVLVGVPNKDDMFMTKPMNLLNERTLRGTFFGNYKPRTDLPSVVDMYMKKQLEVEKFITHRVPFSDINKAFDYMLKGESLRCLISMDE; this is encoded by the exons ATGGCGAGCACTGCCGGAAGTATCATTCCTTGCAAGG CTGCGGTGGCTTGGGAGGCGGGGAAGCCGCTGGTGATCGAGCAGGTGGAGGTGGCGCCACCCAAGGCCATGGAGGTCAGGGTCAAGATCAAGTACACCTCCCTCTGTCACACCGATGTCTACTTCTGGGAAGCCAAG GGTCAGGCACCACTTTTTCCTCGAATTTTTGGCCACGAGGCATCAGG GATCGTCGAGAGTGTCGGTGAAGGTGTGACGGATCTGGAAGTCGGAGACCATGTCCTCCCGGTGTTCACAGGAGAATGCAAGGAGTGTGCACACTGCAAGTCTCAAGAAAGCAACATGTGTGACATGCTAAGGATTAACACAGACAGAGGTGTGATGATTGGCGATGGAAACGCCCGGTTCTCTAAGAACGGCAATCCCATTTACCACTTCCTGGGAACCTCCACCTTCAGCGAGTACACAGTCGTCCATGTTGGCTGCCTTACTAAGATCGACAAATCTGCACCTCTTGACAAAGTTTGTGTCCTCAGCTGTGGCATATCGACAG GGCTCGGAGCCACACTCAATGTTGCCAAGCCTAAAAAAGGTTCAACAGTTGCGATATTTGGATTGGGAGCTGTAGGTCTTGCT GCTGCAGAAGGCGCAAGAATCGCCGGCGCATCCCGAATCATCGGTGTCGACTTAAATCCCAGCAGATTTGAAGTGG CGAAGAAGTTTGGCATCACCGAGTTCGTGAACCCTAAAGATCATGACAGACCAGTGCAGGAG GTGATTGCTGAAATGACCAACGGTGGAGTCGACAGGAGCGTGGAGTGCACCGGCAACGTCAAGGCTATGATGTCCGCGTTTGAATGCGTTCATGAT GGATGGGGTGTTGCTGTGTTGGTGGGGGTTCCCAACAAGGACGACATGTTCATGACGAAGCCGATGAACTTGCTCAACGAGAGGACACTGAGAGGAACCTTCTTCGGGAACTACAAGCCTAGGACAGATCTGCCCTCGGTGGTCGACATGTACATGAAGAAG CAACTGGAAGTGGAGAAGTTCATAACGCACAGAGTTCCATTCTCGGACATCAACAAGGCGTTCGACTACATGTTGAAGGGCGAAAGCCTTCGCTGCCTTATAAGCATGGATGAGTAG
- the LOC135628018 gene encoding actin-related protein 2/3 complex subunit 1A-like, which translates to MAAVAIHQFAQCITCHAWSPDQSMVAFCPNNHEVHIYKLFGEKWERVHVLQKHDQIVSGIDWSVRSNKIVTVSHDRNSYVWNQEASEWVPTLVILRLNRAALCVQWSPKENKFAVGSGAKTVCICYYEKENNWWVSKLIRKKHNSSVTSVAWHPNNILLATTSTDGKCRVFSTFIKGVDSRESGASSSSNLKFGEQIAQLDLSFTWAFGVRWSPSGNTLAYAGHNSMIYFIEDVGSSPSAQNVALRDLPLRDILFVSEKLVIGVGFDCNPMVFTADETGLWSFVKFLDEKKIAPSSSKYGSQFSEAFGKLYGQSKPAINSDTVESSRPRGGAHENCISCIIPLRKAGDTIVRRFSTSGLDGKVVIWELDGHH; encoded by the exons ATGGCGGCGGTGGCCATCCATCAGTTCGCGCAGTGCATCACCTGCCATGCTTGGAGCCCCGATCAATCTA TGGTTGCATTTTGTCCAAATAATCATGAGGTGCATATCTACAAACTTTTTGGTGAAAAGTGGGAAAGGGTACATGTACTTCAAAAG CATGATCAAATTGTATCTGGAATAGATTGGAGCGTAAGATCTAACAAAATTGTCACTGTCTCACATGATCGAAATTC ATATGTTTGGAATCAAGAAGCATCTGAGTGGGTGCCCACCCTTGTTATTCTCAGGCTTAATCGTGCTGCCCTCTGTGTTCAATGGAGTCCTAAAG AGAACAAGTTTGCTGTCGGAAGTGGTGCTAAAACTGTATGCATATGTTACTACGAGAAAGAGAATAACTG GTGGGTTAGTAAACTTATCAGGAAAAAACATAATTCTTCAGTTACAAGCGTTGCATGGCATCCTAACAAT ATTCTTCTTGCAACAACATCTACTGATGGCAAGTGTCGGGTTTTTTCCACTTTCATCAAAGGTGTCGACTCAAG GGAATCAGGAGCAAGTTCTTCTAGCAATTTAAAGTTTGGGGAG CAAATTGCACAACTTGATCTTTCGTTTACATgggcatttggtgtgaggtggtcTCCAAGTGGCAATACCTTGGCTTATGCAG GTCACAACTCTATGATATACTTCATTGAAGATGTGGGTTCGTCTCCTTCAGCACAAAATGTAGCCTTGCGTGATTTGCCGCTACGTGAT ATCCTCTTTGTCTCTGAGAAATTGGTTATTGGTGTTGGATTCGACTGCAACCCTATGGTTTTCACTGCAGATGAAACAGGACTATG GAGCTTTGTAAAATTCTTAGATGAGAAGAAAATAGCACCATCAAGCTCTAAATATGGTTCACAG TTCTCTGAAGCCTTTGGCAAGTTGTATGGTCAGTCAAAACCAGCAATCAATTCTGACACAGTTGAATCATCACGGCCGCGGGGCGGGGCTCATGAAAACTGCATAAG CTGTATCATTCCTTTGAGAAAAGCTGGTGATACCATCGTGAGACGCTTCAGTACATCAG GGTTGGATGGGAAAGTGGTGATCTGGGAGTTGGATGGTCATCATTGA